A DNA window from Solanum lycopersicum chromosome 3, SLM_r2.1 contains the following coding sequences:
- the LOC101258838 gene encoding probable ADP-ribosylation factor GTPase-activating protein AGD15, which produces MNDKASVSKELNAKHAKILEGLLKLPENRECADCRGRAPRWASINLGIFICLQCSGHHRSLGVHISKVRSTTLDTWLPEQISFMQCVGNEKSNNYWEADLSASVDRSDIGKFIQTKYQDKKWASKYNPQPGQSDMIGETSDFGGKADVPRKARKYSLEEDVFSTQPPQVPTTTRSRGVSLDTMDEFLNLPPKNGLMSAPSVKHKEDTQDLFSLLYAPEGNQDRTIVPPSRWATFE; this is translated from the exons ATGAACGACAAGGCTTCCGTTTCTAAGGAGCTTAATGCCAAACATGCTAAG ATATTGGAGGGCCTTCTTAAGCTTCCAGAAAATAGGGAATGTGCAGATTGTCGGGGAAG GGCCCCGAGGTGGGCGAGCATCAACCTTGGGATATTCATCTGTCTGCAATGTTCAGGACATCATAGGAGTCTTGGGGTGCATATCTCCAAG GTAAGGTCGACAACTTTGGACACATGGCTTCCAGAGCAGATTTCTTTTATGCAAT GTGTAGGTAATGAGAAGTCGAACAATTATTGGGAGGCAGATCTATCAGCAAGTGTAGATAGAAGTGACATTGGGAAATTTATCCAAACCAA GTATCAGGATAAAAAATGGGCTTCAAAATATAATCCTCAACCAGGACAATCTGATATGATTGGTGAAACAAGTGATTTCGGAGGAAAAGCTGATGTTCCAAGAAAAGCAAGAAAATATTCCTTGGAGGAGGATGTTTTTAGTACACAACCTCCACAAGTTCCTACAACCACAAGATCTCGCGGG GTTTCTTTGGACACAATGGATGAATTTCTTAATTTACCTCCTAAAAATGGTCTCATGAGTGCCCCATCCGTGAAGCACAAAGAAGATACGCAAGATCTCTTCAGTTTGCTCTATGCCCCAGAGGGTAACCAAGATCGCACTATTGTGCCTCCATCTCGTTGGGCAACTTTCGAGT ga